The following coding sequences lie in one Candidatus Paceibacterota bacterium genomic window:
- the topA gene encoding type I DNA topoisomerase — MKLLIVESPAKAKTISKYLDGKYEVKASVGHVRDLPKSNKKAIDIEAGFVPHYEISKGKEKVVSEIKQLAKKADEIILATDEDREGEAIAWHISELLGVSDKKNKGLSEKIKRVTYNEITEEAIKEALQHPREIDQNLRRAQEARRVLDRLVGYDLSGLIWKKVRYGLSAGRVQSPALRIIMEREREIRAFKPEKFWIITAAVKGGDKNGPEFTLTCVEEPREKKEVERILKIGGETAKNKWRITDLSESEVKRSPRAPFITSTLQQTASSRLGFPPSRTMGIAQKLYEAGHITYMRTDSTNLSKLALGQIFGTIEKKFGKEYLSPRTFTSKSKNAQEAHEAIRPTHMSMEKAGSTPEQQKLYRLIWQRTLASQMTDAKLLRSKLTANVSDDPKEKDAIPDFAITGQRVLFPGWLSADPEARGEDVELPKVKLGEKLNLLKIDSEEKETQPPPRYSEAGLIKELEKRGIGRPSTYASIIKTLEDRGYVNKINKALTPTDTGDVVSSFLEDHFTTYISDSFTAEMEDELDEIAAGKREYEKTLKDFYAPFTKEVKSKDKKMEKITNLGAAPDEFKCPVCGAPMIIKLGKNGKFMSCSRFPECTGARTIEGKELAGPKLTGEKCPIDGGDLVLREGKFGQFISCANYPKCKYIKKDAELEKQNSTGVECPVCKKGFMVERRGKFGIFYSCSNYPQCKNAIKAKPTGSLCPMCGSLMMEGTKTIPERCSNKACPNHNPHKLQNTK, encoded by the coding sequence ATGAAGTTACTGATTGTGGAATCTCCGGCCAAAGCTAAAACTATTTCCAAATATTTGGATGGCAAATATGAAGTGAAAGCTTCTGTGGGTCACGTGCGTGATTTGCCGAAAAGCAATAAGAAGGCCATTGATATTGAGGCAGGTTTTGTTCCCCACTACGAAATAAGCAAGGGTAAAGAAAAGGTGGTGAGCGAAATCAAGCAATTGGCCAAAAAAGCCGATGAAATAATTCTGGCAACTGACGAGGACCGGGAGGGTGAAGCTATTGCTTGGCACATTTCTGAGCTTTTGGGCGTCAGTGACAAAAAAAATAAAGGACTCTCGGAAAAGATTAAAAGAGTAACTTACAACGAAATCACCGAGGAAGCTATTAAAGAGGCTCTTCAGCATCCGCGGGAAATTGATCAAAATCTTCGTCGCGCTCAGGAGGCTCGCCGCGTCTTGGATCGACTCGTTGGATACGATTTATCGGGATTAATCTGGAAGAAAGTGCGTTATGGCCTATCCGCCGGTCGCGTTCAATCGCCGGCCCTGCGCATTATTATGGAACGTGAGCGCGAGATCAGAGCTTTCAAACCGGAAAAATTCTGGATTATTACTGCCGCGGTTAAGGGGGGCGACAAAAACGGCCCGGAATTTACCCTGACCTGCGTAGAGGAACCGCGCGAGAAGAAAGAAGTGGAAAGAATTCTTAAAATTGGAGGAGAAACTGCCAAGAATAAGTGGCGTATAACCGACCTTTCCGAAAGCGAAGTTAAACGTTCTCCTCGGGCTCCCTTTATTACCTCCACTCTCCAGCAAACAGCCAGTTCTCGCCTAGGTTTTCCTCCATCGAGAACCATGGGTATTGCCCAAAAACTCTATGAAGCTGGTCACATTACCTACATGCGTACCGATAGCACTAACTTAAGCAAATTGGCTCTCGGGCAGATATTTGGAACCATTGAGAAAAAATTTGGCAAAGAATATCTCAGTCCACGTACTTTTACTTCTAAGAGCAAGAACGCCCAAGAAGCTCATGAAGCCATTCGACCGACTCATATGTCTATGGAAAAGGCTGGGTCTACTCCAGAACAACAGAAACTTTACCGGTTAATTTGGCAGAGAACCTTGGCTTCGCAGATGACAGACGCCAAACTCCTGCGAAGCAAGCTCACAGCGAACGTTAGCGACGATCCAAAAGAAAAGGATGCCATTCCTGATTTTGCTATTACCGGACAGCGCGTGCTCTTTCCCGGCTGGCTCTCTGCCGATCCGGAAGCTCGCGGCGAAGACGTTGAATTACCGAAAGTAAAATTGGGTGAGAAACTAAATCTCCTTAAGATTGATTCGGAAGAGAAAGAAACTCAACCTCCTCCACGATATTCTGAAGCTGGCTTGATTAAAGAGTTGGAAAAACGTGGGATTGGCCGCCCTTCCACTTATGCCTCCATTATTAAGACTTTGGAAGACCGCGGCTACGTTAATAAAATTAATAAAGCCCTGACGCCAACCGACACCGGCGACGTGGTTTCCTCGTTTTTAGAAGATCATTTCACTACCTATATTAGCGACTCATTCACGGCCGAAATGGAAGATGAACTTGATGAAATTGCAGCCGGCAAACGTGAATACGAAAAAACTTTGAAAGATTTTTACGCTCCCTTTACCAAAGAAGTTAAATCAAAAGACAAAAAAATGGAAAAAATTACTAATTTGGGCGCCGCACCGGACGAATTCAAATGTCCGGTCTGCGGCGCCCCCATGATCATCAAACTTGGCAAAAACGGCAAATTTATGAGCTGTTCCAGATTTCCGGAATGTACGGGCGCCCGCACTATTGAGGGAAAAGAATTAGCTGGTCCAAAACTCACCGGTGAAAAGTGCCCGATTGATGGCGGAGATTTGGTGCTACGCGAAGGAAAATTCGGTCAATTCATTTCCTGTGCCAATTATCCAAAATGCAAATACATTAAAAAAGATGCTGAGCTTGAGAAGCAAAACTCTACTGGTGTAGAGTGCCCCGTATGTAAAAAAGGTTTTATGGTAGAGCGTCGCGGCAAATTCGGCATATTTTACAGCTGTTCAAACTACCCTCAATGTAAAAACGCCATTAAGGCCAAACCAACCGGCAGTCTCTGCCCGATGTGCGGCTCATTAATGATGGAAGGGACGAAAACGATTCCCGAAAGGTGTTCAAATAAAGCCTGCCCAAATCATAATCCGCACAAACTCCAAAACACCAAATAA
- a CDS encoding ParB/RepB/Spo0J family partition protein: MASHFYSNSIFWIEVEKVKPNPYQPRREFDQARLQDLADSIRMYGVLQPLVVTRHEVTREDGGLTTEYELISGERRLRASKLAGLAQVPVLIRAEEENERVKLELAIIENLQREDLNPVDRARAFKRLAEEFHFKHNQIAEKVGKSREYVSNTMRLLSLPEEMLTAVSEGRLSEGHTRPLLMLIDRPDEQMTLYKEIIYKKMTVREAEAIARKIAYDKVRKKERAFDPELVELEEKLAESLGTRVHVERKDQGGRLVIDFFSNADLQSILDLVRSNKPKPATEMMEKYIAQNSPIKMDESEIAIAEANNPEGVDDLTIEQETSTPVDDRSSQEKQSDEEDLYSIKNFSI, translated from the coding sequence ATGGCCTCGCATTTTTATAGCAATTCTATTTTCTGGATTGAAGTAGAAAAAGTTAAACCCAATCCCTACCAGCCGCGTCGTGAATTTGATCAGGCGCGTCTTCAAGATTTGGCCGATTCCATTCGAATGTATGGCGTTTTGCAGCCGCTCGTGGTGACGCGCCACGAAGTGACGCGGGAAGACGGTGGTTTAACAACCGAATACGAATTAATTTCCGGTGAACGCCGTCTAAGGGCCTCTAAATTGGCCGGATTAGCCCAAGTACCGGTTCTTATTCGAGCTGAAGAGGAGAATGAAAGGGTAAAACTTGAATTAGCTATTATTGAAAATCTCCAGCGTGAGGATCTTAATCCGGTGGATCGCGCTCGAGCCTTTAAAAGACTAGCCGAAGAATTTCACTTTAAGCACAATCAAATTGCCGAAAAAGTAGGGAAGAGTCGCGAGTACGTTTCTAATACGATGCGATTACTCTCCTTGCCCGAAGAAATGCTGACCGCAGTGTCGGAAGGACGACTTTCCGAAGGACACACCCGACCGCTTTTAATGTTAATTGATCGTCCGGACGAGCAGATGACTTTGTATAAAGAAATTATCTACAAGAAGATGACGGTCCGAGAAGCCGAGGCCATTGCTCGCAAGATTGCTTACGATAAGGTCCGCAAAAAGGAACGCGCGTTTGATCCAGAATTAGTGGAGCTTGAAGAGAAATTGGCTGAATCACTTGGAACTCGTGTCCATGTTGAAAGAAAAGATCAGGGTGGCCGATTAGTTATAGATTTTTTCTCAAATGCCGACCTTCAGAGCATTCTGGATTTAGTACGGTCCAATAAACCAAAACCAGCCACAGAGATGATGGAGAAATATATCGCTCAAAATTCTCCAATAAAAATGGACGAATCAGAAATTGCTATTGCTGAAGCTAATAATCCCGAAGGAGTAGACGACTTAACTATAGAACAGGAAACTTCTACTCCTGTTGATGATCGATCGAGCCAAGAGAAGCAATCGGATGAAGAAGATTTGTACTCGATTAAAAACTTTTCGATTTAA
- the rpmG gene encoding 50S ribosomal protein L33 gives MSQDNLILLKHKATGEVYWTRKNKRKVERKIELKKYSKKLRKHVIFKEAKK, from the coding sequence ATGTCACAGGATAATCTAATTCTCTTAAAACATAAGGCTACCGGCGAAGTCTACTGGACGCGTAAGAATAAGCGTAAAGTGGAACGAAAAATTGAGCTGAAAAAATACAGCAAAAAACTTCGCAAGCACGTCATTTTTAAAGAAGCCAAGAAGTAG
- the dprA gene encoding DNA-processing protein DprA gives MKFPIVELPRDRYPPSLLEIPEPPERLYLRGKLPPPSTKLLCVVGARQFSDYGREVCEQLIAGLAGHDLAIVSGLALGIDSIAHTAALRAGLSTLAMPGSGLNPKMIYPAIHQRLAERILEADGALLSEFAPDYRATVDAFPRRNRLMAGLSDATLIIEADRKSGTMITARLATDYNKEVLTVPGSIFSKNSSGPHFLIQTGATPITSAEDILDVFGMKSSAMTAPSIKYRSCSEEELKIIEQLASPLSREELLRRVNFPISQMNSLLTVLELKSLIKEAAGEIFLI, from the coding sequence ATGAAATTTCCCATCGTTGAGCTGCCCCGCGACCGCTATCCCCCGTCCCTTTTGGAAATTCCGGAGCCGCCCGAGCGATTGTATCTGCGGGGAAAATTACCCCCACCCTCGACAAAATTACTCTGCGTAGTCGGCGCCAGACAATTCAGCGATTATGGTCGAGAAGTTTGTGAACAATTAATTGCCGGCCTAGCTGGTCATGATCTTGCCATAGTGTCAGGACTGGCTCTCGGCATTGATTCAATTGCCCACACGGCAGCTCTGCGGGCCGGTCTTTCTACGCTTGCAATGCCCGGATCTGGATTAAACCCAAAGATGATCTACCCAGCCATTCACCAAAGACTGGCGGAAAGGATTTTGGAAGCCGATGGAGCTCTGCTTTCGGAATTTGCACCGGATTATCGCGCTACTGTAGATGCTTTCCCTCGACGTAATCGTTTAATGGCTGGTCTTTCGGATGCCACTCTAATAATAGAGGCAGACAGAAAATCCGGCACCATGATTACCGCTCGTTTGGCTACTGACTACAACAAGGAAGTGCTGACTGTTCCCGGCTCGATCTTTTCTAAAAACTCCAGTGGTCCGCATTTTTTGATTCAAACCGGCGCTACCCCGATTACTTCGGCCGAAGATATTCTGGATGTTTTTGGAATGAAAAGCTCCGCCATGACCGCCCCCTCAATCAAATATCGAAGTTGTTCAGAAGAGGAATTGAAAATCATTGAGCAACTCGCTTCCCCTCTCTCCCGCGAAGAGTTGTTGCGCCGAGTTAATTTCCCTATTAGCCAGATGAATTCTCTCCTGACCGTTCTGGAATTAAAATCATTAATTAAAGAGGCGGCTGGTGAGATATTTCTGATCTAA
- a CDS encoding DUF5672 family protein: MKKLSLRNVTLLGVDCVDIDRLGKASNICQDYANFASVKLLSHLKSKKYKTVEIRPLKNIQAYSKFMIKNLYKYVKTDFVLTIQHDGFILNPKAWTKEFLYYDYIGAPWWYDDGKNVGNGGFSLRSRKLLKILANDKKIKKFTPEDHHICRTYRKYLESKGIKFAPERLAAKFSVEGNIREFKTGQNIWKGEFGFHDLSKTVLKDWLNKNPKYRKIIDNTLRPTYRI; the protein is encoded by the coding sequence ATGAAGAAGTTATCGCTTAGAAATGTCACCCTTTTAGGGGTTGATTGTGTGGATATTGATCGTCTTGGAAAGGCATCGAATATTTGCCAAGATTACGCAAATTTTGCATCGGTCAAACTTTTGAGTCATTTAAAGAGCAAAAAATATAAAACAGTCGAAATTCGACCTCTTAAAAATATTCAGGCTTATAGTAAATTCATGATCAAGAATTTATATAAGTATGTGAAAACTGATTTTGTGCTAACTATCCAGCATGATGGTTTCATTCTTAATCCTAAGGCTTGGACCAAAGAATTTCTTTATTATGATTATATTGGGGCACCTTGGTGGTACGATGATGGTAAAAATGTAGGCAATGGCGGTTTTAGCTTGAGAAGTAGAAAGCTTTTGAAGATTTTAGCTAACGATAAGAAAATCAAGAAATTTACGCCCGAGGATCATCATATTTGTCGCACTTACCGAAAATATCTGGAATCAAAAGGGATTAAATTTGCTCCAGAGCGATTGGCGGCAAAATTCAGTGTCGAAGGAAATATTAGAGAATTTAAAACTGGACAGAATATTTGGAAAGGAGAATTTGGTTTTCACGATCTTTCTAAGACGGTGTTAAAGGATTGGTTAAACAAAAATCCTAAATATAGAAAAATTATTGACAATACTTTAAGGCCAACTTATCGGATTTAG
- the miaA gene encoding tRNA (adenosine(37)-N6)-dimethylallyltransferase MiaA → MRLKPKILVIVGPTSSGKSELAVKLAKKLNGEVVSADSRQVYKGLNIGAGKITEAEMRGVSHHLLDVAHPSKQFSVAEYKRLAEKTIDKILDKGRLPIICGGTGFYIQAIVDNLVLPEVPPNPKLRNRLEQKSVSQLFSILKKLDSRRAGTIDKNNRRRLIRAIEIATAIGKVPKIKTKSKYSAQILGIKLKDDELKRRIRRRLNLRLKRGMIAEAKRLHENGLSWKRMDQLGLEYRYLSQYLQGKISKKEMTEKIYIENWHYAKRQMTWFKRDKRIDWIKNSKSDKLALKYCQ, encoded by the coding sequence ATGAGATTGAAACCGAAAATATTAGTAATAGTTGGGCCAACTTCCTCCGGGAAAAGTGAGTTAGCTGTAAAGCTGGCGAAAAAATTAAATGGAGAAGTTGTTTCGGCCGATTCCCGACAAGTCTATAAAGGATTAAATATTGGTGCTGGGAAAATTACTGAAGCTGAAATGCGAGGTGTGTCACATCATCTCCTAGATGTGGCACACCCTTCAAAACAGTTTTCCGTGGCTGAATATAAGAGACTCGCCGAGAAGACTATTGACAAAATCCTTGACAAAGGAAGACTCCCGATTATTTGCGGTGGTACGGGTTTTTATATTCAGGCTATTGTTGATAATTTGGTTCTCCCGGAAGTGCCGCCAAATCCGAAACTGCGCAACAGATTGGAACAAAAGAGCGTTTCACAATTATTTTCCATATTAAAAAAATTGGATTCAAGAAGAGCCGGCACTATCGATAAAAATAATCGGCGTCGGCTAATTCGCGCGATTGAAATCGCTACGGCGATTGGCAAGGTTCCAAAAATCAAAACTAAATCCAAATATAGTGCACAAATACTAGGCATTAAATTAAAGGATGATGAACTGAAAAGACGGATCAGAAGGCGCCTCAACCTTCGGTTGAAACGCGGCATGATCGCTGAAGCAAAACGTTTGCATGAAAACGGTCTATCTTGGAAAAGAATGGATCAACTCGGCCTAGAATACCGATATTTATCTCAATATTTGCAAGGAAAAATTTCCAAAAAAGAAATGACTGAAAAAATCTATATTGAAAACTGGCACTACGCCAAGCGCCAGATGACGTGGTTTAAGAGAGATAAAAGGATTGACTGGATTAAGAACTCTAAATCCGATAAGTTGGCCTTAAAGTATTGTCAATAA